A single region of the Vanessa atalanta chromosome Z, ilVanAtal1.2, whole genome shotgun sequence genome encodes:
- the LOC125075794 gene encoding tyrosine 3-monooxygenase encodes MAVAAAQKNREMFAIKKSYSIENGYPSRRRSLVDDARFETLVVKQTKQSVLEEARARANDSGLESDFIQDAAHVGDNEKTIEDATQHDETKNGHFDADNDDGGENGDEDYTLTEEEVILQNAASESPEAEQAMQQAALLLRMREGMGSLARILKTIDNYKGCVEHLETRPSQASGTQFDALVKVSMSRINLLQLIRSLRQSTSFAGVNLISENNISNKTPWFPRHASDLDNCNHLMTKYEPELDMNHPGFADKDYRERRKQIAEIAFAYKYSDPIPSITYLETENATWQRVFNTVLDLMPKHACKEYKAAFGKLQAADIFVPHRIPQLEDVSNFLRKHTGFTLRPAAGLLTARDFLASLAFRVFQSTQYVRHANSPFHTPEPDCIHELLGHIPLLADPSFAQFSQEIGLASLGASDAEIEKLSTVYWFTVEFGLCKENQQLKAYGAALLSSIGELLHALSDKPELRPFEPASTSVQPYQDQEYQPIYYVAESFEDAKDKFRRWVSTMSRPFEVRFNPHTERVEVLDSVDKLETLIWQLNTEMLHLTNAVKKLKGSHFE; translated from the exons ATGGCCGTAGCCGCTGCCCAGAAGAACCGCGAAATGTTCGCCATCAAGAAATCCTACAGCATTGAG aacggCTACCCATCTCGCCGTCGCTCGCTCGTAGATGACGCCCGCTTCGAAACACTAGTTGTCAAACAGACCAAACAGAGTGTGCTTGAAGAGGCTCGTGCACGTGCCAATG actCTGGCTTGGAATCTGATTTCATCCAAGACGCCGCTCATGTAGGCGATAACGAGAAGACCATAGAAGATGCCACTCAACACGATGAAACTAAAAATGGTCactttg atgcTGATAATGACGACGGTGGCGAGAATGGGGACGAAG ATTATACTCTTACTGAAGAGGAAGTAATCCTGCAAAACGCTGCAAGCGAGAGCCCAGAAGCTGAACAGGCGATGCAACAAGCCGCTTTGCTTCTTCGTATGCGCGAAGGCATGGGCTCACTTGCTCGCATCCTTAAAACAATCGATAACTACAAGGGTTGCGTAGAACATCTTGAAACTCGTCCCTCTCAAGCCTCCGGAACTCAATTTGATGCTCTCGTAAAAGTCAGCATGTCTCGCATAAACTTGCTGCAACTTATTAGATCACTTCGCCAATCGACTTCATTCGCTGGAGTTAATCTAATTTCCGAAAACAACATCTCCAACAAGACTCCGTGGTTCCCTCGTCACGCATCCGATCTTGACAACTGCAACCATCTTATGACTAAATACGAACCAGAACTTGATATGAATCACCCTGGATTCGCTGACAAGGACTACAGGGAGCGCAGGAAGCAAATCGCCGAGATTGCATTCGCTTACAAGTACAGCGACCCAATTCCATCGATCACTTACTTGGAAACCGAGAACGCTACTTGGCAACGAGTTTTCAACACCGTGCTCGACTTGATGCCAAAACACGCATGCAAGGAGTACAAGGCAGCTTTCGGTAAACTGCAGGCGGCAGACATCTTTGTTCCTCACCGCATTCCGCAGTTGGAAGATGTAAGCAACTTCCTCCGCAAGCATACCGGATTCACACTCCGCCCGGCTGCTGGTTTGCTCACAGCTCGGGACTTCCTCGCTTCGCTCGCCTTCCGCGTCTTCCAATCTACACAATACGTACGCCACGCCAATTCGCCATTCCACACACCTGAACC TGATTGTATCCATGAGCTTCTTGGACATATTCCTCTTTTGGCTGACCCGAGCTTCGCTCAATTCTCTCAAGAGATTGGACTTGCCTCACTGGGCGCTTCCGATGCGGAAATTGAAAAGCTCTCAACT GTATACTGGTTTACCGTTGAATTCGGCCTTTGCAAAGAAAATCAACAACTGAAGGCATATGGTGCTGCTCTTCTGTCTTCTATTGGAGAACTACTTCACGCTCTTAGCGACAAACCTGAGCTTCGACCTTTCGAACCCGCTTCCACTTCGGTACAGCCCTACCAAGATCAGGAATACCAACCCATCTATTACGTCGCTGAGAGCTTCGAAGATGCCAAAGACAAATTCAG ACGTTGGGTGTCTACTATGTCCCGACCATTCGAAGTGCGCTTTAACCCGCACACAGAACGCGTCGAAGTTCTCGACTCGGTGGACAAACTGGAGACCCTAATCTGGCAACTGAACACGGAGATGCTACACCTCACCAACGCCGTTAAGAAGCTCAAGGGCTCGCACTTCGAGTGA